Proteins from one Capsicum annuum cultivar UCD-10X-F1 unplaced genomic scaffold, UCD10Xv1.1 ctg37397, whole genome shotgun sequence genomic window:
- the LOC124891561 gene encoding uncharacterized protein LOC124891561 yields MEGEQVLLKVSPMKGVMHFGKRGKLVPRYIRLFEILHHVGPVAYRLALPLSLSGVHPVFHVYMLKKFHDDGNYLIHRDSILLDENLSYEEELVPILDRDIHKLRTKEIVSVKVQWKN; encoded by the coding sequence ATGGAGGGTGAGCAAGTATTGCtcaaagtttcacccatgaagggtgttaTGCATTTTGGGAAACGAGGGAAGCTCGTTCCTAGATATATTAggctatttgagattcttcatcATGTGGGGCCGGTGGCCTATAGATTGGCTTTGCCTCTGAGTTTGTCGGGAGTTCACCCTGTGTTTCATGTATATATGCTAAAGAAGTTTCATGATGATGGTAACTACTTAATTCATAGGGATTCGATCTTGTTAGAtgaaaacctctcttatgaagaggaacTTGTTCCTATTCTTGATAGAGACATCCataagttgaggactaaggagattgtCTCTGTGAAGGTCCAATGGAAGAATTGA